The following coding sequences are from one Chondrinema litorale window:
- a CDS encoding anti-sigma factor — MTKEEIISQGWLEAYITGDLSGNETKIVEDFIKESKEVRDEYKALQKTLAELAFAQAIKPSAKVKKSLMSELSPDVKNKQNSILSYAAVASIVFAISMGLTAYSFWTRWQEVENKYKTLLSENQTMAATLKKASEDYELLEENNEIATSANYKRIILKGTDNAPDLQAVVFWNPEEEAVYLNASTFETLNEAQQYQLWALIDGKPVDAGVFDPESKLIAMKSIGQADAFAVTIEKKGGSEQPDLSALQVIGETS; from the coding sequence ATGACTAAAGAAGAAATTATTTCTCAAGGGTGGTTAGAAGCGTACATCACAGGTGATCTTTCTGGAAACGAAACAAAAATCGTAGAAGACTTTATTAAAGAAAGCAAGGAGGTGCGTGATGAATATAAAGCTTTGCAAAAAACTTTAGCAGAATTGGCTTTTGCGCAGGCAATTAAACCATCAGCTAAAGTAAAGAAATCTTTAATGAGTGAACTCTCACCAGATGTAAAAAATAAACAGAATTCAATATTAAGTTATGCAGCAGTAGCAAGTATTGTATTTGCTATTTCTATGGGACTAACTGCCTATAGCTTCTGGACGAGGTGGCAAGAGGTTGAAAACAAATACAAAACGCTCTTATCTGAAAACCAAACAATGGCAGCTACATTAAAAAAAGCCAGTGAAGATTATGAGCTGCTAGAAGAAAACAATGAAATTGCTACATCTGCTAATTATAAACGGATTATATTAAAAGGTACTGATAATGCTCCCGACTTACAGGCAGTAGTTTTCTGGAATCCAGAGGAAGAAGCTGTTTACCTTAATGCCAGTACTTTTGAAACCCTCAACGAAGCGCAGCAATATCAACTATGGGCATTGATAGATGGAAAACCAGTAGACGCTGGTGTTTTTGATCCTGAATCAAAGTTAATTGCCATGAAAAGTATAGGACAAGCAGATGCTTTTGCTGTTACCATTGAGAAAAAAGGTGGTAGCGAACAACCCGATTTATCTGCCCT
- a CDS encoding RNA polymerase sigma factor: MQKITDLINTIVDRLKERDTTAMNYLYEHYSSALYGIIYRTLGDEAIAEETLHDVFIKIWNQIDKFDPDKGNLFTWMYRIARNQAIDVRRSKKFQYNNKSTELEPFVNTFTSESKEDKYGLKELIKKMNEDCIKLINMNFFMGFSHNDISTQLEMPLGSVKTKIRSCISKLRALMEKYND; the protein is encoded by the coding sequence TTGCAGAAGATAACAGACCTGATAAATACGATTGTAGACAGATTGAAGGAGAGGGATACCACCGCAATGAATTATCTCTATGAGCACTATTCTTCTGCGCTTTACGGAATAATCTACCGTACTCTTGGAGACGAAGCCATCGCCGAAGAGACATTACACGATGTTTTTATAAAAATATGGAATCAGATAGATAAGTTTGATCCTGATAAAGGAAACCTATTTACATGGATGTACAGAATTGCCAGAAATCAGGCAATAGATGTAAGGCGCTCAAAAAAATTCCAGTATAACAATAAATCCACGGAGCTAGAACCATTCGTAAATACCTTTACCAGTGAATCCAAAGAAGATAAATATGGATTGAAAGAGCTAATAAAAAAGATGAACGAAGACTGCATCAAGCTGATTAATATGAACTTTTTCATGGGTTTTTCGCATAATGATATTTCCACTCAATTGGAAATGCCGCTGGGTTCTGTGAAAACAAAGATCAGATCGTGCATCAGTAAATTACGTGCCTTAATGGAAAAATATAATGACTAA